In a single window of the Anaerocolumna cellulosilytica genome:
- a CDS encoding SMI1/KNR4 family protein → MNNEINNFIKWALDNKWQLITKNDDEILTLNVKILNRYKNLPKEYLSFLQKVKQGISPNEKSWFICEDEFNDTSGIAFSWNEFESISLEAAEDDEEWSSDITEWWDKHIPIVMSVENGYTFYAIDLSNGAVVKGTEPEFEETFAVASHFGEFLQKIREGTIRF, encoded by the coding sequence ATGAATAATGAGATCAATAACTTTATAAAGTGGGCATTAGATAACAAGTGGCAATTAATAACTAAAAATGATGACGAGATATTAACTTTAAATGTAAAAATTTTGAATAGATATAAAAATCTCCCTAAAGAGTATTTAAGTTTTTTACAGAAAGTTAAGCAAGGCATATCACCAAATGAAAAATCATGGTTTATTTGCGAAGATGAATTTAATGATACAAGTGGAATAGCATTTAGTTGGAATGAATTTGAATCTATAAGTTTAGAAGCTGCCGAAGATGATGAAGAATGGAGTTCAGATATTACAGAATGGTGGGATAAACATATACCAATTGTTATGTCTGTTGAAAATGGATATACTTTTTATGCCATTGATTTATCAAATGGTGCTGTTGTAAAAGGCACAGAACCTGAATTTGAAGAAACGTTTGCAGTTGCATCTCACTTTGGAGAATTTCTACAAAAGATTAGAGAAGGTACAATTAGGTTTTAA
- a CDS encoding imm11 family protein: protein MKYYSMSQDKRIHNVFELIEFPGKEAVDLDSSYADRLKDNTALFTKETENSLYPQMLDAPLTMVEKDIYKVIRMYDQDVIFKGVSIINREKQTNRNYYLALIDRLDCLHETSEFHKDNSVIKLVLDKKKVNNVHIFKIKGISKNTVVVSMDIVESILRRGCFGISFEEIECR from the coding sequence ATGAAATATTATAGCATGTCCCAAGACAAGCGTATACATAATGTGTTTGAACTCATCGAATTTCCAGGAAAGGAAGCTGTAGATTTGGACAGCTCTTATGCAGACAGGTTAAAGGATAATACGGCATTGTTTACAAAAGAGACAGAAAACAGTTTGTATCCTCAGATGCTTGATGCCCCTCTAACTATGGTGGAAAAGGATATCTATAAAGTTATCCGTATGTATGACCAAGATGTTATATTCAAAGGCGTTTCTATTATAAACAGGGAAAAGCAGACCAATCGAAATTATTATCTGGCTCTGATTGACAGGCTTGATTGTCTTCATGAAACCAGTGAATTTCATAAGGATAACAGTGTAATAAAGCTGGTGCTTGATAAAAAGAAAGTGAATAATGTACATATATTTAAAATCAAGGGGATATCAAAGAATACGGTTGTAGTATCTATGGATATTGTGGAATCTATTTTACGCAGGGGATGCTTTGGTATCAGTTTTGAAGAAATTGAGTGTAGATAG
- a CDS encoding RHS repeat-associated core domain-containing protein, translated as MKITYKGLIIDFPYTLSSIEEVGMESCFCEHPIFHLTAVIPEEGAETYISSITSNTTIKVDITKEEGKGEDPFFYGFIDSVNVAVRGGLYILTLRAAAYSAKLDVEKKSRSFFKKGITYREIFRAVIKDYPGADMIENIETSRVADFPIIQYQETDWEFIKRLASLFEAVVTPDCTGTTPRFTLGRPASEKMMEAESRELSTARDLKACMKDYYQSFTSISIPKMKKEEEAQKNGNQGFLASGEEKSTMNELFFTTFSFLGGRYFPVGTLVKLNHIRLMVTHVEAFVEKGDLYYQYIVRWPEAIRARYEDNKALQGVSLVGTVKKCVGNTVSLNLEIDEDDGYDNGKEDHFFTYAIESKAYYCMPVAGAKIHLYFPTGREWEAIAVNSLRSAAAGAKRAGKTENPRNKSLSNDSGVSVDLTPAAITLTPHDDNQIKISLGKDGTVKVAGKNITMTGEDINFGKALGAPLSKDAKEIICKSLSLTANDTLFMTRYQGGGALTDIVPIDDHFTAIKGVTQLYATASIHHDTTGPGKPPAVSYDDAELVAQEQAAAEEQNQNITNTLIQRKKEARAAFGKGLLMLAAGAALAVATVATGGAALAVVAAGATLSAGATAGVVVVGVGMAAFGAAEMHEGMSGKALAESGDWSTPANNFIKDVIPDPYYTVLKNGFCIAGSILFAGPGVLIGGAINTAFTLGFDLIPDGRIDSNWKDLLNDFGTACMITSLTGPIGKLGNCESIVSKTGMRFLQQMASGTLYDLASGNLSFKNFAQNLVQESISSLVSGRIGNKFWSAATDIALDTGLDAGMQAWDILAAGGDLKTDFDYQRLGQTFVRSLIMNAKYSCDPVDCARGNLFYYKKDISSDDLYGEFLFSRRYDSVLTYEGAFGTGWVHTYETFLTAHDTCKISAVLPDTHMETFVLKEGIKDEPSWENEKGGSQLFTLTHDLEEGSFSLVSREGGNYRKYVYNSNGRLKAIYDGEFAIPYRVSYALEEWLEEEEEAKERGEEVLRRKPDYFELSKITSPGGRTLRFTYEHGRIVSLIDQGKRKVRYEYADNRLVKVHYPSIGIQEYGYDDMGHLLTVKGEDGREFINNTFDKTGRVVKQSYPDGNDCTITYEDEKRQTLFTFSDTGRTERYTYDREKQIIRTEYGDGVEEHYGYDACGNRILETDKNGNTTYRTYNVYGQVIEEKQPDGLVTRYEYNEKNKLVRVTDTNGTRIEYEYDARLHPVMEKEYLTEETYLTTRKTYDSKGRMLTKTNDLGHTETYVYEDKSIYHPTKWITAEGEVFTYEYDHAGRRKTITSDYGTVEFGYSETGEVNRITDALGNTTRKTIGATGNILKVVPPNAYREYEQEQGFAYRYDYLDRLIESRDPYGSIHALRRDMDGNIIKDIHPNGYDILTHDGPGMEYVYDKRQYKIKDINPAGGIRRYVTDKQGNIVKVIQPEAYEKAIEQAKQLVHQEINGRRDFLQGKSREEHVEERAVEAGEGISYTYDSRNRLQEVRDTEGTVVRRFVYDKKGRLVKDINAEGYTYGDTDEERYGILYKYNHAGWLLEKREPVEIVRTPEITAYASEVVSNVNTQMTEPKKGAILYNLTVYEYDLAGNCVVEKHSPETVSESGYPTKYHSIYFEYDKRNRLVRVSDSLGAAMEYAYDSLNNRTMEKARINENTYKLTWFVYDKAGRLSQVKAAVDFKDTVEKDNPYMEKAFCITKFNYDKNGNVTEILTPEGYVIKRDYDLLDRITKEEHLDKANGIHRVLSYEYDKAGNLIKQTNTKGDSKEYVYDYRNNLIKQTDEEGNVTRYFYDKNNSLIKAVSPDNYKEELDDGKGTTFTYDAFGRMESIRNALGYLEEYNQYNKVGQLIRKGDETGTLVEYQYDIGGRIQSITTGEVIQARGQSDSVNQNVTLSQPHQNNPVSQSFTYDARGNITGIRDGEGNRTIYKLDDWGRIVRIHKPDGSEEQYTYDYAGNITTTTNGKGGIITYCYNSFNQLGEILDQTGEKEQFFYDKQGRLAKQIDRNQNSIVYKLNIDDQLVYKKEEKSGLIYGYQYNTEGQLTEATGGGVQYQYDYTPSGSVKTKYVNHKLALQYSYTKSGNVAGILDATGKKTEYAYDEVNRVAKVMDNGNLLVTYGYHVDNTLAQARFSNGITTEYTYDRDKNPASITTTTRTGEKLFAYRYAYDYNGNRIVKQDMRALTSGDLQGVGDYGRIGETGGQAPISQATTYTYDPLQRIAGVSYADGKEERFAYDSAGNRALRKYGNIEEAYQYDSRNRLTELIRKDSTRAENNRITLYQYDNQGNTLLEETRGYTTSQMVFNPSNSMPESGFLSNKEGKESLLQTSHYEYDGFNKTRKVTVEYFGNEKETPTAVQTQENFYDAENLRYGITENGERTNFITNGWKVLSEQDESNQTTNRIVLGYGIIASDSLKQEGDTYRYFHWNEHGDTEYITDKDGQVLNRYGYDAFGSLTTAEEIVRNRYTYNGEQYDAITSQYYLRARFYNPQVARFTQEDVYRGDGLNLYAYCANNPVMYEDPSGYDGKSKCPKPGEPEGQKKQPDDQSTKKTKTLSEWLSGEQDLLSEVTDWYKNKPEWWGIDPDSTDVFYRTTDEVNEIRKKAGESGGHHPHGLALGGPLGQELTHTGETAKVKNKTHSKVTGLQRRVINKIKKQL; from the coding sequence ATGAAAATTACCTATAAGGGGCTTATCATTGATTTTCCGTATACCTTAAGCAGCATTGAGGAAGTGGGAATGGAAAGCTGTTTTTGTGAACATCCAATCTTTCATCTGACTGCTGTTATACCGGAAGAAGGAGCCGAAACCTACATAAGCAGTATAACAAGCAATACAACAATTAAAGTAGATATAACTAAAGAAGAAGGAAAGGGAGAAGACCCCTTCTTTTATGGATTTATTGATTCCGTCAATGTGGCAGTGCGGGGTGGGCTTTATATTCTCACCTTACGGGCAGCAGCTTATTCTGCTAAGCTTGACGTGGAAAAGAAAAGCCGTTCCTTCTTTAAGAAGGGTATTACATACCGTGAGATATTTCGTGCTGTCATAAAGGATTATCCCGGAGCTGATATGATTGAGAATATTGAAACCAGCCGTGTGGCAGACTTTCCAATTATTCAGTATCAGGAAACGGACTGGGAATTTATAAAAAGGCTGGCGTCTCTTTTTGAAGCAGTGGTTACACCGGATTGTACCGGAACGACACCAAGATTTACCCTTGGCAGACCGGCTTCTGAGAAGATGATGGAAGCAGAGTCTAGAGAGCTTTCTACTGCAAGGGATTTAAAAGCCTGCATGAAGGATTATTACCAAAGCTTTACCAGTATTTCCATCCCTAAGATGAAAAAAGAGGAAGAGGCACAGAAAAACGGTAATCAAGGGTTTTTAGCCAGCGGTGAAGAGAAAAGCACCATGAATGAGTTGTTTTTCACTACCTTTTCATTTCTTGGAGGACGCTACTTTCCCGTAGGAACCTTGGTAAAGTTAAATCATATCCGCCTTATGGTTACCCATGTAGAAGCTTTTGTGGAAAAGGGGGATTTGTATTATCAGTATATTGTCAGGTGGCCGGAGGCGATACGTGCGAGATATGAGGACAACAAGGCATTGCAAGGTGTCAGTCTGGTGGGAACGGTAAAAAAATGTGTGGGCAATACGGTATCTTTAAACCTTGAGATAGATGAGGATGACGGTTACGACAATGGGAAAGAGGACCATTTCTTTACCTATGCGATTGAATCGAAAGCCTATTACTGTATGCCGGTGGCAGGTGCCAAGATACATCTATACTTTCCTACCGGAAGAGAATGGGAGGCTATTGCAGTTAATTCTCTTCGAAGTGCGGCAGCAGGAGCAAAAAGAGCCGGAAAGACAGAGAATCCCAGGAATAAATCACTAAGCAATGACAGTGGTGTCAGTGTGGACTTAACACCCGCAGCGATTACCTTGACGCCTCATGACGACAATCAAATTAAAATTTCTTTGGGTAAGGATGGTACGGTAAAGGTAGCAGGAAAAAATATTACCATGACCGGAGAGGATATTAACTTTGGAAAAGCACTGGGTGCACCTTTAAGTAAGGATGCCAAGGAGATTATTTGTAAAAGCCTGAGTCTGACAGCAAACGATACTTTATTTATGACCAGATATCAGGGAGGTGGTGCGTTAACAGATATAGTACCGATTGACGACCATTTTACGGCAATCAAGGGAGTAACCCAGCTCTATGCTACAGCCTCTATTCATCATGATACCACAGGTCCCGGTAAACCTCCTGCGGTTTCTTATGATGATGCAGAGCTGGTGGCACAGGAGCAAGCGGCGGCAGAAGAACAAAATCAAAATATTACCAATACCCTGATACAGCGGAAGAAGGAAGCGAGGGCGGCTTTTGGTAAAGGCTTGCTCATGCTGGCAGCAGGTGCAGCTTTAGCAGTAGCCACAGTAGCAACTGGTGGAGCAGCGTTGGCAGTTGTGGCAGCAGGAGCTACCCTATCAGCAGGAGCGACGGCTGGTGTAGTTGTTGTTGGTGTTGGCATGGCGGCATTCGGAGCGGCAGAAATGCATGAGGGTATGAGTGGTAAAGCACTGGCGGAATCCGGTGACTGGTCAACCCCTGCCAATAACTTTATAAAGGACGTCATTCCAGACCCCTACTATACCGTATTAAAGAACGGCTTTTGCATTGCGGGCAGCATCCTCTTTGCAGGGCCAGGGGTACTAATCGGAGGTGCCATTAACACAGCCTTTACCCTTGGGTTTGATTTGATTCCCGATGGCAGGATTGATTCGAACTGGAAGGACTTGCTAAACGACTTTGGAACTGCTTGTATGATTACCAGCCTAACAGGCCCCATTGGCAAGCTTGGCAACTGCGAAAGCATCGTTTCAAAGACTGGTATGCGATTCTTACAGCAGATGGCTTCCGGTACGCTGTATGACTTAGCCTCCGGTAATCTAAGCTTTAAAAACTTTGCCCAGAATCTGGTACAGGAATCCATCAGTTCCTTAGTGTCTGGCAGGATTGGCAATAAGTTCTGGTCAGCAGCCACAGACATTGCACTGGATACGGGACTGGATGCCGGAATGCAGGCATGGGATATTCTGGCGGCAGGAGGCGACCTAAAGACGGACTTTGATTACCAAAGACTGGGACAGACCTTTGTGCGAAGCCTGATTATGAATGCTAAATATTCCTGTGACCCAGTCGATTGTGCCAGAGGTAATCTATTCTATTATAAAAAGGATATCTCCAGTGATGATTTATATGGTGAGTTTTTATTCTCCAGACGGTATGATTCTGTCCTGACCTATGAGGGTGCCTTTGGTACAGGCTGGGTTCACACCTATGAAACCTTTTTAACGGCTCATGATACCTGTAAAATCAGTGCTGTTTTACCGGATACCCATATGGAAACCTTCGTCTTAAAGGAAGGTATAAAGGATGAGCCATCCTGGGAAAATGAAAAGGGTGGCAGCCAGCTCTTTACCCTGACCCATGATTTAGAGGAGGGAAGCTTCTCCTTAGTCTCAAGAGAAGGGGGCAATTACCGTAAATATGTGTATAACAGCAATGGACGGTTAAAAGCCATATATGACGGGGAGTTTGCAATTCCTTATCGGGTAAGCTATGCCCTGGAAGAGTGGTTAGAGGAAGAGGAGGAAGCAAAGGAGAGAGGAGAAGAAGTCTTAAGAAGAAAACCGGACTATTTTGAACTCTCAAAAATCACATCACCGGGAGGGCGAACCCTACGATTTACCTATGAGCACGGGCGGATTGTATCCCTTATCGACCAGGGTAAGAGAAAGGTACGCTATGAATATGCAGATAACCGTCTGGTAAAAGTACATTATCCAAGTATAGGAATTCAGGAATACGGCTATGATGACATGGGACATCTGCTTACGGTAAAAGGAGAGGACGGCAGAGAATTTATAAACAATACCTTTGATAAAACCGGCAGGGTCGTAAAGCAAAGCTATCCGGACGGAAATGATTGTACTATTACCTATGAGGATGAAAAACGGCAGACATTATTTACCTTTAGCGATACCGGCAGAACCGAGCGCTATACCTATGACAGGGAAAAACAGATTATTCGTACGGAGTACGGAGACGGGGTGGAGGAGCACTACGGGTATGATGCCTGCGGCAATCGTATTCTGGAAACCGATAAGAACGGCAACACCACCTACCGCACCTATAATGTATACGGACAGGTAATCGAGGAAAAACAACCGGACGGTCTGGTTACCAGATATGAATACAATGAAAAGAATAAGCTGGTTCGGGTGACGGATACGAACGGTACAAGGATAGAGTATGAATACGATGCTAGACTACATCCTGTTATGGAGAAGGAATACCTGACAGAAGAGACTTATCTTACGACCAGAAAGACCTATGACAGTAAGGGAAGAATGTTAACCAAAACCAACGATTTGGGACATACAGAAACCTATGTCTACGAAGATAAGAGCATTTATCATCCCACCAAATGGATTACAGCAGAAGGAGAAGTATTCACCTATGAATACGACCATGCCGGAAGAAGAAAGACCATTACCTCAGACTATGGAACGGTGGAATTCGGCTATTCAGAAACAGGAGAAGTAAACCGGATTACGGATGCGCTGGGTAATACCACCAGAAAGACCATTGGAGCAACGGGAAATATCTTAAAGGTAGTACCGCCAAATGCCTACCGAGAGTATGAACAGGAGCAGGGCTTTGCCTACCGCTATGATTATTTAGACCGTTTGATTGAAAGCAGAGACCCTTACGGAAGCATTCATGCCTTAAGGCGGGATATGGACGGCAATATCATAAAGGACATCCATCCAAACGGCTATGATATCCTAACCCATGACGGACCAGGCATGGAGTATGTCTATGATAAGCGTCAGTATAAAATAAAGGATATCAATCCGGCAGGAGGTATCAGACGGTATGTAACGGATAAGCAGGGAAATATCGTAAAGGTAATACAGCCAGAAGCCTATGAAAAAGCAATCGAGCAGGCGAAGCAGTTGGTACATCAGGAAATCAACGGAAGAAGGGACTTTTTACAGGGAAAGAGCCGAGAAGAGCATGTGGAGGAACGAGCTGTAGAGGCAGGAGAAGGGATTTCTTACACCTATGACAGCCGGAACCGGTTACAAGAGGTCAGGGATACGGAGGGTACTGTAGTAAGAAGATTCGTATACGATAAAAAGGGAAGACTGGTCAAGGATATCAATGCAGAGGGGTATACGTATGGAGATACGGATGAAGAACGGTATGGAATCCTGTACAAATATAATCATGCTGGCTGGCTGTTAGAAAAAAGAGAACCGGTAGAGATTGTGCGTACGCCTGAGATAACGGCTTATGCGTCAGAGGTGGTTTCTAACGTTAATACCCAAATGACAGAGCCGAAGAAAGGTGCTATTTTATACAACCTGACGGTATACGAATACGATTTGGCAGGAAACTGTGTGGTAGAAAAACATAGCCCGGAAACAGTGTCAGAATCCGGTTATCCCACCAAGTACCATTCCATTTATTTTGAATACGATAAGAGAAACCGTCTGGTTCGTGTGAGTGACAGCCTGGGTGCAGCCATGGAGTATGCTTATGACAGCTTAAACAACCGTACCATGGAGAAAGCCAGAATCAATGAGAATACGTATAAGCTCACCTGGTTTGTTTATGACAAGGCAGGACGGCTTAGTCAGGTAAAAGCGGCAGTAGACTTTAAGGATACCGTAGAAAAAGACAATCCCTACATGGAGAAGGCTTTCTGTATCACAAAGTTTAACTATGATAAGAACGGCAATGTGACAGAGATTCTGACACCGGAAGGGTATGTAATAAAAAGAGACTATGACTTATTAGACCGCATAACAAAAGAAGAACACCTTGATAAAGCAAACGGCATCCACCGTGTGTTATCCTATGAATATGATAAAGCTGGAAATCTTATTAAACAGACCAATACCAAGGGTGACAGCAAGGAATACGTCTATGACTATCGGAATAACCTTATCAAGCAGACCGATGAGGAAGGGAATGTCACCAGATATTTCTATGATAAGAATAACAGCCTGATAAAAGCAGTAAGTCCGGATAATTATAAGGAAGAACTGGATGACGGAAAGGGGACAACCTTTACCTATGATGCCTTTGGACGAATGGAATCGATACGGAATGCCCTTGGATACTTGGAAGAATATAACCAGTATAATAAGGTAGGACAACTAATCCGTAAAGGGGATGAAACGGGGACACTGGTAGAATACCAGTATGACATCGGCGGAAGAATCCAGAGTATTACGACTGGGGAAGTAATACAGGCAAGGGGACAAAGTGACTCTGTAAATCAAAACGTTACCTTAAGCCAGCCACACCAAAACAATCCGGTCAGCCAGTCATTCACTTACGATGCCAGAGGAAATATAACGGGAATAAGAGATGGTGAAGGGAATCGCACCATATACAAACTGGACGATTGGGGAAGAATTGTACGTATCCATAAACCAGATGGAAGTGAAGAACAGTATACCTATGACTATGCCGGAAATATCACCACCACCACAAACGGCAAGGGTGGAATTATAACCTACTGCTATAACAGCTTTAACCAGCTAGGGGAAATCCTAGACCAAACGGGAGAAAAAGAGCAGTTCTTCTATGACAAACAAGGCAGACTGGCAAAACAGATAGACCGAAACCAGAACAGCATTGTCTATAAGTTAAACATAGACGACCAGTTAGTGTATAAGAAGGAAGAAAAGAGTGGTCTCATCTATGGGTACCAGTACAATACAGAAGGGCAGCTGACAGAAGCAACCGGAGGAGGTGTACAGTACCAGTATGATTATACACCAAGCGGAAGTGTAAAGACCAAATATGTCAACCACAAGCTTGCCCTGCAATACAGCTATACCAAGTCCGGCAATGTGGCAGGAATCTTAGATGCAACCGGGAAAAAGACAGAGTATGCCTATGATGAAGTCAACCGTGTGGCAAAGGTAATGGATAACGGAAATCTGCTGGTAACCTATGGTTATCATGTGGATAATACACTGGCACAGGCAAGGTTTTCCAATGGAATTACCACAGAATATACCTATGACAGGGATAAAAATCCAGCCAGTATTACTACCACCACAAGGACAGGAGAAAAGCTCTTTGCCTACCGCTATGCCTATGACTATAACGGAAACCGTATCGTAAAACAGGATATGAGAGCGTTAACGTCAGGGGATTTACAGGGAGTGGGGGATTATGGTAGAATAGGAGAGACAGGGGGACAAGCCCCAATATCCCAAGCCACCACATACACCTATGACCCTCTACAAAGGATAGCCGGAGTAAGCTATGCAGACGGCAAGGAGGAAAGGTTTGCTTATGATAGTGCAGGCAACCGGGCTTTACGAAAGTACGGAAATATAGAGGAAGCCTACCAGTATGACAGCAGAAACCGCCTAACGGAATTAATCCGTAAAGATAGTACAAGAGCAGAAAACAACCGGATTACCCTGTATCAGTATGATAATCAGGGGAATACCTTACTGGAAGAAACCAGAGGATATACAACAAGCCAGATGGTTTTCAATCCTTCCAATTCCATGCCGGAATCAGGTTTTTTATCTAATAAAGAAGGGAAAGAAAGTCTGTTACAAACCAGCCATTATGAGTACGATGGCTTTAACAAGACCAGAAAAGTAACGGTAGAGTACTTTGGAAATGAGAAAGAAACGCCAACGGCAGTCCAGACACAGGAAAACTTCTATGATGCAGAGAATCTAAGATATGGTATCACAGAAAACGGAGAACGGACAAACTTTATCACCAATGGCTGGAAAGTACTATCTGAGCAGGACGAAAGCAACCAAACCACAAACCGTATTGTCTTAGGCTATGGTATTATCGCAAGCGACAGCTTAAAACAGGAGGGGGATACTTACCGATATTTCCACTGGAATGAGCATGGGGACACGGAATATATCACAGATAAGGATGGGCAGGTTCTAAACCGCTATGGATATGATGCTTTTGGATCACTGACAACGGCGGAGGAAATCGTAAGAAACCGTTATACGTATAATGGGGAGCAATACGATGCCATAACCAGTCAGTATTACTTAAGAGCAAGGTTTTATAACCCACAGGTAGCAAGATTCACGCAAGAGGATGTGTACAGAGGGGATGGATTGAATCTGTATGCGTATTGTGCGAATAATCCGGTGATGTATGAAGACCCGAGTGGGTATGATGGTAAGAGTAAGTGTCCAAAGCCTGGGGAACCAGAGGGACAGAAAAAGCAACCAGATGATCAAAGCACTAAAAAGACCAAGACATTGTCAGAGTGGTTATCAGGAGAGCAAGACTTACTTAGTGAGGTTACAGATTGGTATAAAAATAAACCTGAGTGGTGGGGAATTGACCCTGATAGTACAGATGTTTTTTATAGAACAACTGATGAAGTGAACGAAATAAGAAAGAAAGCAGGTGAAAGTGGCGGACATCATCCACATGGTTTGGCATTAGGAGGGCCATTGGGTCAAGAACTTACACACACAGGTGAAACCGCTAAGGTTAAGAATAAAACACATAGTAAAGTAACTGGCTTACAAAGGCGTGTTATTAATAAAATAAAAAAACAACTGTGA
- a CDS encoding PAAR-like protein has protein sequence MKGDDDMAVQGTSVKSEVTSQEESLEKQYSYVLHGAKTYCEYGSRTARVVVKECHGTYVHDMPVLTEEDCEAKTEIQIFGYCTCETNPDRIAKMEEILANVKKEDNLLDGIMDGVSAVGKAVKGLFGKVMSVFGKEEKKEEPEEPEFAEDLKQNVVVMCDPQFAINGKWIGGTDKLLLKGVPALNSGCTITCIKCGGNIGLVDDGQENAISEQQGAVDFNEWEEGDGLPNLTERNIEGLAKNIAELQNKIDSCTDPAEKARLQDELSSKQALQTTMKDNMSMVRELEENLLFSPYCEDIGGTVEKMEQSGDLQKMIENGQLKDRDNNPITDVEGAKKYMTEHLTASNADIDQKQKDLKVIKDCYANGTPCVKMDADKMEATVTSAVEEVKSNQTKRNWADNGNVLLKSGVNQKDVFSKTDNKDVVDTYLSANQDYSMSYDSFGGQAVNESNKNDVAYIYYNGKLISQNDYKQVVKDSVGQICEANNYDWG, from the coding sequence ATGAAAGGTGATGATGATATGGCGGTTCAGGGTACATCCGTTAAAAGTGAAGTAACATCCCAGGAGGAGAGCCTGGAAAAACAGTACAGTTATGTCCTGCATGGAGCCAAAACCTATTGTGAATATGGTTCCAGAACAGCAAGAGTTGTTGTAAAGGAATGCCATGGTACCTATGTTCATGATATGCCGGTTCTCACAGAAGAGGATTGTGAGGCAAAAACGGAAATCCAGATATTCGGATATTGCACCTGTGAGACAAATCCTGACAGGATTGCCAAGATGGAAGAAATACTTGCAAATGTCAAAAAGGAAGATAATTTATTAGACGGTATTATGGATGGGGTAAGTGCCGTTGGAAAAGCAGTAAAAGGTTTATTTGGCAAGGTAATGAGTGTATTCGGAAAGGAAGAAAAGAAAGAAGAACCCGAAGAGCCGGAATTTGCGGAAGATTTAAAACAAAATGTAGTAGTCATGTGTGACCCCCAATTTGCGATTAACGGAAAATGGATTGGAGGTACAGACAAACTTTTACTAAAAGGCGTCCCGGCTCTTAACAGCGGCTGTACTATTACCTGTATCAAATGTGGTGGAAATATTGGTTTAGTGGATGATGGGCAGGAAAATGCCATTAGTGAACAGCAGGGAGCTGTCGATTTTAATGAATGGGAGGAAGGAGACGGTCTACCAAACCTCACAGAGCGGAATATAGAGGGGCTGGCAAAGAATATTGCAGAACTTCAAAATAAAATTGACTCCTGTACAGATCCGGCAGAAAAGGCAAGATTACAGGATGAGCTTAGTTCAAAGCAAGCTCTTCAGACTACGATGAAGGATAATATGTCAATGGTAAGAGAGTTAGAAGAAAACTTACTGTTCTCACCGTATTGTGAGGATATAGGTGGTACTGTTGAAAAGATGGAACAGTCAGGTGACCTTCAGAAGATGATAGAGAACGGACAGCTTAAGGATAGAGACAACAATCCAATTACTGACGTGGAGGGGGCTAAGAAGTATATGACAGAACATCTTACTGCCTCCAATGCAGATATAGATCAAAAACAAAAGGATTTAAAGGTGATTAAAGACTGTTACGCCAATGGAACACCCTGTGTCAAGATGGATGCAGATAAAATGGAAGCAACTGTTACCAGTGCGGTTGAGGAAGTAAAAAGTAACCAAACAAAACGGAACTGGGCGGATAATGGCAATGTACTATTAAAATCAGGTGTCAATCAAAAGGATGTATTTAGCAAGACGGATAACAAAGACGTAGTAGATACGTATTTAAGTGCAAATCAGGACTATTCCATGTCCTATGACAGCTTTGGCGGACAGGCTGTGAATGAAAGCAATAAGAATGACGTGGCATACATTTATTACAATGGTAAATTAATCAGTCAAAACGACTATAAACAGGTAGTTAAGGATTCTGTTGGACAGATTTGCGAAGCGAATAATTATGACTGGGGATGA